In Gemmatimonadetes bacterium T265, one DNA window encodes the following:
- a CDS encoding oxidoreductase gives MVRNHGFRRPPDSGGGGTRGAAFAIDPPPPKARLLESQELPMADTTSSTRPLALVTGASSGIGLELARQFVQHGYDLVIAAEDAGIEQAATELRAAGATVEPVQVDLATDDGVERLAARFADDRRALDAIALNAGVGLGGAFLDQDLARIDNLIDLNVKSTVHLAYRLIPGLVARGQGRVLFTSSIAALMPGTFQAVYNASKAFVHSFSEAIRNELKDTGVTVTALQPGATETNFFHRADMDDTKVGASKKDDAAEVARMGFEAMMAGKDHVIAESLKTKIQGVLAEIVPEPLKAEQHRKMAEPGSASK, from the coding sequence TTGGTACGGAATCACGGGTTCCGCCGCCCCCCGGATTCGGGGGGCGGCGGAACCCGCGGCGCCGCGTTTGCCATAGACCCGCCGCCCCCCAAGGCTCGTCTTCTCGAATCCCAGGAGCTTCCAATGGCCGACACCACATCTTCCACCCGTCCCCTCGCCCTCGTCACCGGCGCGTCGAGCGGCATCGGGCTCGAACTCGCCCGGCAGTTCGTCCAGCACGGCTACGACCTCGTGATCGCCGCCGAGGACGCCGGCATCGAGCAGGCCGCGACCGAGTTGCGCGCCGCCGGCGCGACGGTCGAGCCGGTCCAGGTCGACCTCGCGACCGACGACGGCGTCGAGCGCCTCGCCGCCCGCTTCGCCGACGACCGCCGCGCCCTCGACGCGATCGCCCTCAACGCCGGCGTCGGGCTCGGCGGCGCGTTCCTCGACCAGGACCTCGCCCGCATCGACAACCTGATCGACCTCAACGTGAAGTCGACCGTGCACCTCGCCTACCGCCTCATCCCGGGGCTGGTCGCGCGCGGGCAGGGCCGCGTGCTCTTCACGTCGTCGATCGCCGCGCTCATGCCCGGCACCTTCCAAGCGGTCTACAACGCGTCGAAGGCGTTCGTGCACAGCTTCTCCGAGGCGATCCGCAACGAGCTCAAGGACACGGGCGTGACCGTGACCGCGCTCCAGCCGGGCGCGACCGAAACGAACTTCTTCCACCGCGCCGACATGGACGACACGAAGGTCGGCGCGTCGAAGAAGGACGACGCGGCCGAGGTGGCGCGCATGGGCTTCGAGGCGATGATGGCCGGCAAGGACCACGTCATCGCGGAGTCGCTCAAGACGAAGATCCAGGGCGTCCTGGCCGAAATCGTCCCCGAGCCGCTGAAGGCGGAGCAGCACCGCAAGATGGCCGAGCCGGGGTCGGCGTCGAAGTAA